In Aridibaculum aurantiacum, the following proteins share a genomic window:
- a CDS encoding aspartate kinase, translating into MKVMKFGGTSVGKPERMFGVADLVTKQQEPAIVVLSALSGTTNALVQISETLSSSYRDEAREKVEQLQQHYAKFVDELLATEEGRKEGHRVVAEHFEFLNIIFKISYSEALNKDILAQGELLSTRLFSVYLHEKGIQHALLPALDFMQIDVNAEPQIGNIKVKLTQLLEAHPGVNLFITQGYICRNHKGEVDNLKRGGSDYTASLVAAAIEASVCEIWTDIDGMHNNDPRVVDKTQPVEQLSFDEAAELAYFGAKILHPASIWPAQQFNVPVKLLNTMDPSAKGTVIQSTAAGAGVKAVAAKDGIIAINIKSSRMLLAYGFLRKVFEVFEKYQTSIDMITTSEVAVSVTIDNRDNLANILQDLEPFGSVEVDDNQAIISIVGNEIAQSNDIMKRLFDTIADIPVRMVSYGGSRHNISILVPGNYKTQTLQLLNKGIFGLG; encoded by the coding sequence ATGAAAGTGATGAAGTTTGGTGGTACCAGCGTTGGCAAGCCTGAGCGTATGTTTGGCGTAGCTGATCTTGTAACCAAACAGCAGGAACCTGCTATCGTTGTTTTAAGTGCATTAAGTGGAACCACCAATGCATTGGTTCAGATAAGTGAAACCCTGAGCAGTAGCTATAGGGATGAAGCACGTGAAAAGGTGGAACAACTGCAGCAGCATTATGCAAAATTTGTAGATGAACTGCTTGCTACTGAAGAAGGTAGAAAAGAAGGTCACCGCGTAGTAGCTGAGCACTTTGAATTTCTCAACATCATTTTTAAGATATCCTACAGCGAAGCGCTTAATAAAGATATTCTTGCACAAGGCGAATTATTAAGTACGCGTCTGTTCAGTGTGTATTTACATGAAAAAGGTATACAACATGCGCTGTTACCTGCACTTGATTTCATGCAGATAGATGTGAATGCTGAGCCACAGATCGGAAATATAAAAGTAAAGCTGACGCAGCTGCTGGAAGCGCACCCGGGTGTCAACCTGTTTATTACGCAAGGATATATTTGCCGTAACCACAAAGGTGAAGTAGACAACCTGAAGAGAGGCGGCAGTGATTATACTGCATCACTGGTAGCTGCAGCTATAGAAGCCAGTGTATGCGAAATATGGACAGACATAGATGGCATGCACAACAATGATCCTCGCGTAGTGGATAAGACGCAGCCTGTGGAGCAGCTAAGTTTTGATGAAGCTGCAGAGCTTGCATATTTCGGCGCTAAGATTTTGCACCCCGCATCCATCTGGCCTGCACAGCAATTCAATGTTCCGGTGAAGTTGCTGAATACTATGGATCCTTCTGCTAAAGGAACTGTGATACAAAGCACCGCCGCCGGTGCAGGTGTAAAAGCTGTTGCTGCTAAAGATGGCATCATTGCCATCAACATCAAGAGCAGCCGCATGTTGCTTGCCTATGGTTTCCTGCGGAAGGTATTCGAGGTTTTCGAGAAATACCAGACCTCTATTGATATGATCACTACTTCTGAAGTTGCTGTTTCTGTAACCATTGACAACCGCGACAACCTGGCCAACATACTGCAAGACCTGGAGCCATTTGGTTCTGTGGAAGTAGATGACAACCAGGCTATCATTTCTATTGTAGGCAACGAGATCGCGCAGTCAAACGACATCATGAAGCGCCTATTTGATACCATAGCTGATATACCTGTACGTATGGTGAGCTATGGCGGAAGCAGGCACAACATCAGCATTCTTGTTCCGGGAAATTATAAAACCCAAACACTACAACTTCTGAATAAAGGAATCTTCGGCCTTGGCTAA
- a CDS encoding glycosyltransferase family 2 protein: MVNGKKVIVVLPAYNAAATLEKTYNEIPFNIVDEVVLVDDKSRDDTVETGRRLGIQHIVQHQVNRGYGGNQKSCYNKALELGGDIVIMLHPDYQYTPKLIEPMAYIIANGLYHVVLGSRILGNGALRGGMPFYKYISNRLLTFFQNVLVDQKLSEYHTGYRAFSREILERINFEINSDDFVFDNEMLSQIIYLNYEIAEVTCPTKYFEEASSINLKRSIVYGLGVLGVSIKHRLCKWGLMRSEMYRPKK, encoded by the coding sequence ATGGTAAACGGTAAAAAAGTTATAGTGGTGCTGCCGGCATATAATGCTGCTGCTACTTTGGAAAAAACGTATAATGAAATTCCTTTCAATATAGTAGACGAGGTAGTGCTGGTAGATGATAAGAGCAGGGATGATACTGTTGAAACCGGTCGTAGGTTGGGAATTCAACACATAGTACAACACCAGGTAAACCGTGGCTACGGGGGCAACCAGAAAAGCTGTTACAATAAAGCACTTGAACTTGGTGGTGATATTGTGATCATGCTTCACCCGGATTACCAGTATACGCCTAAGCTGATTGAGCCTATGGCTTACATCATTGCCAATGGACTTTATCATGTAGTGCTTGGTTCACGCATATTAGGCAATGGTGCTTTGCGTGGAGGCATGCCTTTTTATAAATACATAAGCAACCGTTTACTTACTTTTTTTCAAAACGTATTGGTAGACCAAAAGCTTTCTGAATACCATACGGGCTATCGTGCCTTTAGCCGCGAAATATTGGAGCGCATTAATTTCGAGATCAATTCAGATGATTTTGTTTTTGATAACGAGATGTTGTCGCAGATCATATACCTGAACTATGAGATAGCAGAGGTTACCTGCCCCACCAAATATTTTGAAGAAGCATCCAGTATCAACCTGAAGCGAAGCATTGTGTATGGGCTTGGCGTATTAGGCGTTTCTATCAAACATCGTTTGTGCAAATGGGGGTTGATGCGTTCTGAAATGTATCGTCCAAAAAAGTAA
- a CDS encoding M20 family peptidase gives MKKFFYFLLLVLLVLIVVVLVRTFSATSKQVEVAQAPPVPVSDSAIVHLQKAIQFKTISTEAGTADTAAFNGFRAFLQQAFPLVHQHCQLEIISGQSMLFYWKGIDANIKPIILVGHYDVVPVEEESLPLWKADPFAGAIIGDSIYGRGAVDDKGSVMAILEAIEQLLRENYQPQGDVYLAFGHDEEATGQQGAKVLVPLLKQRGINPAFVLDEGGLVTAKEIPGVTKPVALVGIAEKGYVTVDLSINIPGGHSSMPAKETAIDQMSKALLRLKENPFPADLNHTINAFMDYMGPEMPFVQRMAFANRWLFSPLIKNIYSSRPGPDAMIRTTTAPTIVHSGVKENVIPTVANATVNFRTLPGTTVDDVVKHMKEVIDDDRVTIKARSNNSSPQAVADVNDHFFTYLQQCIRSWRNDVVVSPYLVLGATDGRYYTELTPNVFRFIPFNDVKGFHGTDERVGVDEYKKGIAFYYGLLRNWKGGSGR, from the coding sequence ATGAAAAAATTCTTTTACTTCCTTTTGCTGGTGTTGTTGGTACTTATTGTAGTTGTTCTTGTTCGTACTTTTTCTGCTACCAGTAAACAGGTGGAGGTAGCACAGGCGCCTCCTGTACCGGTTTCTGATTCTGCCATTGTTCACCTTCAAAAGGCTATCCAGTTCAAAACAATTTCTACAGAAGCAGGCACTGCTGATACGGCTGCTTTCAATGGCTTCAGGGCATTTCTACAACAAGCTTTTCCACTTGTTCATCAACATTGCCAGCTAGAGATCATCAGCGGGCAAAGCATGCTGTTTTATTGGAAAGGAATAGATGCTAATATCAAACCAATCATACTGGTTGGCCATTATGATGTAGTGCCTGTAGAAGAAGAATCACTGCCCCTTTGGAAAGCAGATCCATTCGCAGGTGCTATTATAGGTGATAGCATTTATGGACGTGGAGCAGTAGACGATAAGGGGAGTGTTATGGCCATACTGGAAGCAATTGAACAACTACTGCGTGAGAATTATCAACCACAAGGTGATGTGTATTTAGCTTTTGGTCACGATGAAGAAGCTACTGGCCAGCAAGGAGCAAAGGTTCTGGTGCCGCTGCTTAAGCAAAGAGGCATCAACCCTGCTTTTGTACTTGATGAAGGTGGATTGGTAACAGCGAAAGAAATACCTGGCGTTACCAAACCTGTAGCACTGGTAGGCATAGCCGAAAAAGGATATGTAACGGTTGATCTTTCAATCAATATTCCGGGTGGTCATTCATCCATGCCTGCAAAAGAAACAGCGATTGATCAAATGTCTAAAGCGCTGTTGCGGCTAAAAGAAAATCCTTTTCCTGCTGACCTCAACCACACGATCAATGCTTTTATGGATTATATGGGACCAGAAATGCCTTTTGTACAACGTATGGCTTTTGCCAATCGCTGGCTGTTCAGCCCATTGATCAAAAACATCTATAGCAGCCGCCCCGGCCCTGATGCTATGATACGAACTACAACAGCACCTACTATTGTGCACTCGGGTGTAAAAGAAAATGTGATACCTACTGTTGCTAATGCTACAGTAAATTTCAGGACACTGCCAGGCACTACGGTAGATGATGTTGTAAAGCATATGAAAGAAGTGATAGATGATGATCGGGTAACTATAAAAGCGAGGTCTAACAACAGCAGCCCGCAAGCCGTTGCCGATGTTAATGATCATTTTTTTACCTACCTGCAACAATGCATTCGCAGCTGGCGAAACGATGTGGTGGTGTCGCCTTACTTAGTACTAGGTGCTACAGATGGTCGCTATTATACGGAGCTTACTCCTAATGTTTTTCGTTTCATTCCATTCAACGATGTAAAAGGTTTTCATGGCACAGATGAACGCGTAGGAGTAGATGAATACAAGAAAGGGATCGCATTCTATTATGGCCTTCTAAGGAACTGGAAAGGTGGCAGTGGCAGGTAG
- a CDS encoding carboxypeptidase-like regulatory domain-containing protein, protein MRYTIAWGNRGILFFLFLLFVVVSHAQVEIKGRVVAATGEAPIAGASVYLNNTSFGTATGSTGEFSFNVPAGKYDLVVSSVGFETYFSTVQTATATAGLVIQLQPRVAVLDEVVIATYDKDGWNNWGKFFIDNFIGTSDLASSCRILNPQVLKFRHDKQNKILTVVANEPLIIQNKALGYIINYDLQQFQFNFSTRYLLFVGYPLFKNMDGRAAQLRRWQAKREDVFYGSMTHFMRALYRNKIDEEGFEVRRLVKKPNVEKQRVKQIMDRQAKVQAIASRGNTVVTNFSKDSASYYQRVMHQPNEVAYLLNTLLPGDSIAYAIDSVTAGLSFTDYLQVFYKHKKAPPAYYSNTMMNSSEAMVSEFYLVNGHEVEVQSNGSVYPPTELLTLGYWAWSEKMCSMLPLNYVPVAKQ, encoded by the coding sequence ATGAGGTATACCATTGCATGGGGCAACAGGGGAATACTGTTTTTTCTCTTCCTGCTTTTTGTAGTGGTATCTCATGCACAGGTAGAAATAAAAGGAAGGGTAGTAGCGGCAACCGGCGAGGCTCCAATAGCCGGGGCAAGTGTTTACCTGAACAATACATCGTTTGGTACAGCTACTGGCAGTACAGGTGAATTTTCATTTAATGTACCTGCTGGTAAATATGACCTGGTAGTTTCTTCTGTTGGTTTTGAAACTTATTTCTCTACGGTTCAAACGGCTACAGCCACAGCAGGTCTTGTCATCCAGCTTCAGCCGCGGGTGGCAGTGCTCGATGAAGTAGTAATAGCTACATATGATAAAGATGGATGGAATAACTGGGGCAAGTTTTTCATAGACAACTTTATTGGCACCTCAGATCTTGCAAGTAGCTGCAGGATACTAAACCCACAGGTACTAAAGTTCAGGCACGATAAGCAAAATAAGATTTTGACGGTGGTAGCAAATGAACCGCTGATCATTCAAAACAAGGCGCTTGGCTATATCATCAATTACGACCTGCAGCAGTTTCAGTTCAACTTCAGCACGCGTTACCTGTTGTTTGTTGGTTACCCATTGTTCAAAAATATGGATGGACGTGCAGCGCAGCTGCGCCGGTGGCAGGCTAAAAGAGAAGATGTTTTCTATGGTTCGATGACACATTTTATGCGTGCACTTTATCGTAATAAAATTGATGAAGAAGGTTTTGAAGTGCGAAGGCTGGTAAAGAAACCGAACGTAGAAAAGCAGCGTGTGAAGCAAATTATGGATAGGCAGGCAAAGGTGCAAGCTATAGCTAGCAGGGGCAACACAGTGGTGACAAATTTCAGTAAAGACAGTGCATCGTATTACCAGCGCGTAATGCACCAGCCCAACGAGGTTGCATACCTGCTAAACACTTTGTTGCCTGGCGATAGCATTGCATATGCTATTGACAGTGTAACAGCAGGCCTATCATTTACTGATTACCTGCAGGTTTTTTACAAGCACAAAAAAGCACCACCAGCATATTACAGCAATACCATGATGAACAGTTCTGAAGCTATGGTATCAGAGTTTTACCTGGTAAACGGACACGAGGTGGAAGTGCAAAGCAATGGGAGCGTATATCCACCTACTGAACTGCTGACACTTGGTTATTGGGCATGGTCTGAAAAGATGTGTAGCATGTTGCCGCTCAACTACGTACCGGTTGCAAAACAATAG
- a CDS encoding M16 family metallopeptidase, with the protein MKRKFWLLTIVAGVAAGNAVAQAKKPVVNKSKTTVVQMPAQAQDAQKDAGQKILPYPIQQRMLPNGLNVVTVPFNSPGLASLYLVVRVGSREEVEKGKTGFAHFFEHMMFRGTDKYSKEQYDEVLKSIGASANANTSLDRTVYHMTGNAAKLEKMMEVEADRFQNLNYSEHDFKTEAGAVKGEYTKNYADVTQQLYEKALNTAFDKHTYKHTTMGFFEDVVDMPNQYEYSIEFFNRFYRPEYTTIIVVGDVKQEDVNRYAEKYFGKWKRGTYQPTIETEPDQRSTRYAHIQHASYPPLLRLHYKSPAFSDQSVDLPALNILSQILFSETSDLYQKLVVKEQKVRNIFGGASSTRDPQLITITSSVKKAEDMQYVKDEIVAALEAAKTTPVDAKKLADTKSRYKYSFAMSMDSPDQIANAVSQAVWLTGDPESINRFYALFDKVTAEDIMRVANEYFIPSTLTVATIGPGKEGGVH; encoded by the coding sequence ATGCAGTTGCCCAGGCAAAAAAACCTGTGGTGAACAAAAGTAAAACTACCGTGGTGCAAATGCCTGCGCAGGCACAAGATGCACAAAAGGATGCTGGTCAAAAGATATTGCCTTATCCTATCCAGCAACGGATGTTGCCTAACGGCCTGAACGTAGTTACTGTTCCTTTCAATAGCCCCGGACTTGCTTCGCTATACCTGGTGGTGCGTGTAGGTTCGCGTGAAGAAGTGGAGAAAGGTAAAACAGGTTTTGCGCATTTCTTTGAGCACATGATGTTTAGAGGCACCGACAAATATTCTAAAGAACAATACGACGAAGTGCTGAAGTCTATTGGTGCTTCTGCCAATGCAAATACTTCCCTAGATCGTACGGTTTATCATATGACTGGTAACGCTGCTAAGCTGGAGAAAATGATGGAGGTTGAGGCCGATCGTTTTCAAAACCTGAACTACAGTGAGCATGACTTTAAAACAGAAGCCGGTGCAGTAAAAGGAGAGTACACAAAGAACTATGCTGATGTAACGCAGCAGCTGTACGAGAAGGCGCTGAATACTGCTTTTGATAAGCACACGTACAAGCATACTACCATGGGTTTTTTCGAAGATGTAGTAGATATGCCGAACCAGTATGAATATTCTATTGAATTCTTCAACCGTTTTTACAGGCCAGAGTATACCACCATCATTGTGGTAGGCGATGTGAAGCAGGAAGATGTAAATCGATATGCTGAAAAATATTTTGGAAAGTGGAAGCGAGGCACATACCAGCCAACCATAGAAACTGAGCCTGACCAAAGGTCTACAAGGTATGCTCATATACAACATGCTTCCTACCCGCCATTACTCAGGCTGCACTACAAGAGCCCTGCATTCTCTGATCAGTCAGTAGATCTGCCGGCATTGAATATCTTATCGCAGATATTATTCTCCGAAACATCAGACCTGTACCAGAAGCTGGTAGTAAAAGAGCAGAAGGTGCGTAATATTTTTGGTGGCGCCAGTTCGACCCGCGATCCGCAGTTGATCACTATTACTTCTTCGGTGAAGAAAGCTGAAGACATGCAATATGTAAAAGATGAAATAGTAGCTGCTTTAGAGGCAGCTAAAACCACGCCTGTAGATGCTAAGAAACTGGCTGATACGAAGTCGCGCTACAAGTACAGTTTTGCAATGAGTATGGATAGTCCTGACCAGATAGCTAATGCAGTATCGCAGGCTGTATGGCTTACCGGCGATCCGGAGTCGATCAACAGGTTCTATGCCTTATTTGATAAAGTGACCGCAGAAGATATTATGCGTGTTGCCAATGAATATTTCATTCCATCCACTCTTACAGTTGCTACCATAGGACCTGGCAAAGAAGGTGGCGTTCATTAA
- the pafA gene encoding alkaline phosphatase PafA produces the protein MIRLALWLICMCSLVDLQAQKQPAAAKPKLVVGLVVDQMRWDYLQRYADRYSNAGFKRLMNDGFNCNNTFINYTPTYTAAGHACIYSGSVPAHHGILGNYWYSRQLQRNVYCTEDTTVQTIGSTSTAGMMSPANMWATTINDELRMASNFQSKVIGIALKDRGSILPAGHSANAAYWFDDVSGGFISSSYYMQDLPQWLKQFNNQKLPDNYLSKNWNTLYPIETYKNSSADNKPYENNLPGEDNTFPHITNNISKNKYNSFRYTPHANSYVVEMAKAAIEGEKLGKGAHTDVLALSFSSTDYIGHEFGPNSIEIEDTYLRLDKDIAELLSYLDKNIGSGQYLVFLSSDHGATHIPGYLKENKIPAGLVKAREVETLINNYLKETFNISNGVSKVVNYQVYLNHAVIKPEQLERIRPAVVQQLLNIHGVANAFVLNDLNAAPIPEVLKSMMINGYNQKLSGDIQYIPKPQFYDGWEKGTSHGTWNPYDSRIPLIWYGWGIKKGSTWRNTYMTDIAATLAAILKVQVPSASIGNVIQEVFK, from the coding sequence ATGATAAGATTGGCATTATGGTTAATATGCATGTGTTCACTGGTAGACCTTCAAGCTCAGAAACAACCTGCTGCAGCCAAACCTAAGCTGGTAGTGGGTTTGGTGGTAGACCAAATGAGGTGGGATTATTTACAACGTTATGCTGATCGCTATTCCAACGCAGGCTTTAAGAGATTGATGAACGATGGCTTTAACTGCAACAATACATTTATCAACTATACTCCTACGTACACTGCAGCCGGCCACGCTTGCATCTACTCAGGATCTGTTCCCGCTCATCATGGCATTTTGGGCAACTACTGGTATAGCAGGCAGTTGCAGCGAAACGTTTATTGTACAGAAGACACAACCGTACAAACCATAGGTAGCACTTCTACAGCCGGCATGATGTCACCTGCCAACATGTGGGCCACCACCATCAATGATGAATTGAGAATGGCTTCTAATTTTCAAAGTAAAGTGATAGGCATAGCATTGAAAGACCGAGGTTCTATACTGCCCGCTGGTCATTCGGCTAACGCAGCTTATTGGTTTGATGATGTATCAGGTGGTTTTATCAGCAGCAGTTACTACATGCAGGATTTGCCACAGTGGTTAAAACAGTTCAATAACCAGAAGCTGCCAGACAATTACTTATCTAAAAATTGGAATACATTATATCCAATAGAAACTTATAAGAATAGCTCAGCTGACAATAAACCTTACGAGAATAATCTACCTGGTGAAGACAATACATTCCCGCACATCACCAACAACATAAGCAAAAACAAATACAACAGCTTTCGGTATACGCCACATGCTAATAGTTATGTAGTAGAAATGGCGAAGGCCGCTATAGAAGGAGAAAAATTAGGTAAGGGTGCTCATACAGATGTACTGGCTTTAAGTTTTTCATCTACCGATTATATAGGTCATGAATTTGGACCTAATTCAATAGAAATAGAAGACACTTACTTGCGGCTGGATAAAGACATTGCAGAGCTGCTCTCCTACCTTGATAAGAATATTGGAAGCGGCCAGTATTTAGTATTTCTTTCTTCAGATCATGGTGCTACACATATACCGGGTTATTTAAAAGAAAATAAAATACCTGCAGGCTTAGTAAAAGCAAGAGAGGTAGAAACACTTATCAATAATTACTTGAAAGAAACATTCAACATCAGCAATGGTGTAAGCAAGGTTGTTAACTACCAGGTTTATTTAAATCATGCGGTAATAAAACCAGAACAACTGGAAAGAATAAGACCAGCAGTTGTACAGCAACTGCTAAACATACATGGTGTAGCCAATGCTTTTGTACTTAACGATCTGAATGCTGCACCAATTCCTGAAGTTTTGAAAAGCATGATGATTAATGGCTATAACCAGAAGCTTAGTGGCGACATTCAATACATTCCAAAGCCGCAGTTCTACGACGGTTGGGAAAAAGGCACCTCTCACGGCACCTGGAATCCTTACGATTCACGTATTCCACTTATCTGGTATGGCTGGGGCATAAAGAAAGGAAGCACATGGCGCAACACGTACATGACAGATATTGCCGCTACGCTTGCTGCAATATTGAAAGTACAAGTGCCAAGTGCCAGCATTGGTAATGTGATACAGGAAGTATTCAAGTAA
- a CDS encoding serine hydrolase domain-containing protein yields the protein MKYLFLLFAAILLMNFGCKKAQVVATEAVTIPAPWTDTSTVHPKNAAFRSLIEKYRAKGLPGISLLVTDASGTWIGATGKADIERNIPFTTGQVSKSASITKLFMGTLVFKIIEDSARTGVGYSWLQQPISRYLPTAITSKIANGSVVTLGQCLKHETGIPDLIEESKFYLAVLNHPNRKWKPEELLEFIYNKPALFAPGDTAIYSNTNTTLVAMVIEAATGKKHADLLRQYILQPLNLKNTYYQPHDELPTHAAQGYYDLYNNQTILNVSNLVTGSGNGYGGMYSNIFDLKVFIEALLINKTLLSARSLTTMQTYGKQDGPNEYGYGIMKKFVSRGANAGIGHSGRDLGYSANLFHFPARGVTHIFFINYGTDAASTLRDVFNAFQEELLNLTLQ from the coding sequence ATGAAATACCTATTCCTACTTTTTGCTGCAATACTGTTAATGAACTTTGGCTGTAAAAAAGCCCAGGTTGTGGCAACAGAAGCTGTTACAATACCGGCACCATGGACAGATACAAGCACTGTTCATCCAAAGAATGCAGCGTTCAGATCTTTGATAGAAAAATATAGAGCTAAAGGATTACCGGGCATTTCTTTGCTGGTGACGGATGCAAGTGGTACCTGGATTGGCGCTACAGGAAAAGCAGATATTGAGAGAAACATCCCTTTTACAACGGGACAGGTCTCAAAAAGTGCCAGCATCACTAAACTTTTCATGGGTACACTCGTATTCAAAATCATAGAAGACTCAGCGCGTACAGGTGTTGGTTATAGTTGGCTTCAACAGCCTATCAGCCGCTATCTTCCAACTGCTATAACTTCTAAAATTGCTAACGGCAGTGTAGTAACATTAGGCCAATGTCTGAAACATGAAACAGGAATACCAGACCTGATAGAAGAGTCCAAATTTTACCTGGCGGTACTAAATCATCCCAACAGGAAGTGGAAACCTGAAGAATTGCTGGAATTTATTTACAACAAACCTGCGCTATTTGCACCGGGCGATACAGCTATATACTCTAACACCAATACTACTTTGGTGGCTATGGTTATAGAAGCTGCTACGGGTAAAAAACATGCTGACCTGCTAAGGCAATACATACTGCAGCCACTCAATCTAAAGAACACTTATTATCAACCACACGATGAACTACCTACTCATGCAGCACAAGGATATTACGACCTCTACAATAATCAAACGATCTTAAATGTTTCCAATCTTGTAACAGGCAGTGGAAATGGATATGGCGGAATGTATTCAAACATCTTTGACCTGAAAGTTTTCATAGAAGCATTACTAATAAACAAGACTCTGCTTTCTGCCAGATCATTAACTACCATGCAGACCTATGGCAAACAGGATGGACCCAATGAGTATGGCTATGGTATCATGAAGAAATTTGTTAGTCGCGGTGCTAATGCAGGCATTGGACATTCAGGCAGAGATCTTGGTTATTCAGCAAACCTCTTTCACTTCCCGGCGCGTGGCGTTACCCATATCTTCTTTATCAATTACGGCACTGATGCAGCAAGTACCCTACGCGACGTCTTCAATGCATTCCAGGAGGAGCTTTTAAATCTTACACTGCAGTAA
- a CDS encoding M16 family metallopeptidase, which yields MKNIIKYTFLIALLAVSNIGTSQEVTELKLPQSNKIIIKLMFRNGSVSDPAGKEGITYTTANTLVRGGTDKLTSKQIQELIYPMAASYSALVDKEVTTFTFAVHRDFLQKFYPVLKGLVLTPSFAEEDFSRVKSNQQNYVDQVIRASSDEDYSKFALEHLLFRGTAYQHMVAGNRATVQGISLEDVRQYYKNQFTLSNLSIGIAGNYPAEFLEQLKKDLQRLPAGKPNTTAAVVPAKPEGINVQIISKTDALGSAIFAGFPMPVTRKNDEFAALMVANSFLGEHRKSYGQLYDKIRTIRSMNYGDYSYIEWYEAGGSNMLPVPGVPRRSNYFSLWIRPVQTGEGLRSQYVELRSIPIGHAHFALRLAVREVDNLIKKGMTKKDFELTRDFLRSYNKLYTQTPERQLGFLMDSKFYGRKDYIKEMDALLAKLTVDDVNRAIRKYWQVENMHVAIVTDDSEAQPLADALLNNTPSPMSYSNLVKAGLPKEVVAEDNEIAKYELKISNVRIVDNQETFK from the coding sequence ATGAAAAATATAATCAAGTATACATTTCTTATTGCTTTACTGGCTGTAAGTAATATTGGAACAAGCCAGGAAGTAACTGAACTAAAACTGCCACAGTCTAATAAGATCATTATCAAGTTAATGTTCAGGAATGGTTCAGTAAGTGATCCTGCAGGAAAAGAAGGCATTACCTATACCACCGCTAATACATTGGTACGTGGAGGTACAGATAAATTAACCAGTAAGCAAATACAGGAACTTATTTACCCAATGGCTGCTAGTTATTCGGCGTTGGTAGATAAAGAAGTTACCACTTTTACTTTTGCTGTTCACAGGGATTTTCTACAAAAATTTTATCCTGTGTTGAAAGGATTGGTACTTACACCTTCTTTTGCTGAAGAAGATTTTAGCCGAGTAAAATCAAATCAACAGAACTATGTTGACCAGGTGATACGCGCCTCTTCTGATGAAGACTATAGCAAATTTGCGCTGGAGCATCTGCTTTTCAGAGGCACAGCTTACCAGCACATGGTAGCAGGCAACAGGGCTACTGTACAGGGAATTTCATTAGAAGATGTACGCCAGTATTACAAGAACCAGTTTACGCTAAGCAATCTTTCTATCGGTATTGCTGGTAATTATCCTGCTGAATTCCTGGAGCAATTGAAGAAAGATCTGCAACGCTTGCCAGCGGGTAAACCAAATACAACGGCAGCCGTTGTGCCTGCCAAGCCAGAAGGCATCAATGTTCAGATCATCTCTAAAACAGATGCTTTGGGTTCTGCAATTTTTGCTGGTTTTCCAATGCCTGTAACGCGCAAAAATGATGAGTTCGCTGCGCTCATGGTTGCTAATTCATTCCTCGGTGAACACCGTAAGAGCTATGGCCAGTTGTACGATAAGATACGCACCATCCGCTCTATGAACTATGGTGACTACTCGTATATAGAATGGTATGAAGCAGGTGGAAGTAATATGCTGCCTGTGCCCGGAGTTCCTCGTCGGTCTAATTATTTCTCGCTGTGGATACGCCCTGTGCAAACCGGAGAAGGGCTAAGAAGCCAATATGTAGAACTTAGAAGTATACCTATAGGACATGCACATTTTGCATTGCGTCTAGCTGTTCGCGAAGTTGATAATCTTATCAAGAAGGGTATGACAAAGAAGGATTTTGAACTGACAAGAGATTTCTTGCGCAGCTACAACAAACTGTATACGCAAACGCCAGAGCGTCAACTTGGTTTCCTGATGGACTCAAAATTCTATGGCAGGAAAGACTACATAAAAGAAATGGATGCACTGCTTGCTAAACTAACTGTAGATGATGTAAATCGTGCTATAAGAAAGTATTGGCAGGTAGAGAATATGCACGTTGCTATAGTAACAGACGATAGCGAAGCGCAACCGCTGGCTGATGCCTTGTTGAACAACACGCCGTCGCCAATGAGTTATTCTAATCTTGTGAAGGCCGGGCTTCCAAAAGAAGTGGTGGCCGAGGATAATGAGATAGCTAAGTATGAATTAAAGATCAGCAATGTAAGGATAGTAGATAACCAGGAAACATTCAAGTAA